Genomic DNA from bacterium:
TTGACATTCATCCTGCAAGAGCTGCGAACTGCTTCGGTCGGTGCGTCGATCACGGCACACCATCCCTTCACGACACACCAGTTGGCACAGGCTGATCCGCACTGCCTGTGCATGCCAATCGCGAAGACGCCAAAAGATGCGAAATGCCTGGCGGAGTTCATGCTTCTGGCTGATATCTACCCGCAGATCTGGTTTGGAAGTGACTCGGCACCACACCCAGTTGCGATGAAGGCCGGCTCATCACCGGCTTTTGGAGCCTGGACGTCTCCCGTGGCACTTCCTGTGTTGTGGGATTACTTCTACCGGCATAAGGGCACGAATCTCGAACGCTGTACATCGGTGTTCGAGGCATTCATGACTCGCAACGGCGCGAAGTTCTACGGCTTGCCGGTACATGAAGATCGGACCGTCACACTCCAGCGAGAGCGCTGGTGGGTTCCGGCTGAGCACCAGAGCGTTGTGCCATGGAAGGCTGGTGAGAGCCTCGACTGGCGGGTTGACTGCATGGGTTGGTTCGGTGACCCCGATACCTTCACTGGTTAATATTTTTAGGCTCGAGTTTCTGACTCGGGCCGTTTTTTATTGAAAAATCCTCATACATTTGGAGTATGGGGAATGGTATGAATCGCTTAGCTGATCCAGTCCCAGTCATCCCATTCGTTTGCCGCCTCGATGATCGAGCGCATGCGCCAGGGACGAACCATGGCGACAGTGCCGATTGCAACGGCGTCGGCACTCCAGATGATGCGGTCGAGCGGTGCGAGCTCCGGTCTGAGTATGGTCAAGGTTCTTTCCTTTCAGAAATCTGTAGGACGTGGGGATTATATCGTTGATGTTGGCGAATTTCAAGCTACATTGGTATGCATAAGCTCTTGTATTTCGTATTTTGTTCGTATTATACTGTAGCTATGAGAGGTGAGTGGGCAACATTTGATTATGAGCAGAAGGCTCGTGGGGCGGGGTTTGGTATTATAGCCGGTATCGATGAAGTTGGTCGCGGTGCGGTGGCGGGACCAGTCACCGTTGGGTTAGTGGTATTGCCGGATGATTTTCATGTTCCAGTTACGGACTCCAAACTACTCAGTCCCGCTCAGCGAGCCGAAAAAGCAGCGTTGATTCGTGAGGCTGCGGTTATCTGTGAGGTCATGCATATCGAAGCTGATTTTATTGATAGACACGGTATTATTGCGGCTCAGCGAGAAGCCGTGCAGCGGATATGGGAACAGATCGATCCGCTACCAAGTTACGTGCTTCTTGATGGGCGACATGACTTCACCGGGCTTGGCGGGGCGGCTCGAGTACAGACGATCATACGTGGTGATCAGAAGAGTGTTTCGATTGCGGCGGCATCCATAGTGGCAAAGCATGCTCGCGATGAGCTGATGCGCCGGCATGCTTTGATGTACCCAGAGTATGGCTTTGAGATACATGTTGGGTATGGTACTCGAGCTCATCTTGAGGCCTTACAGCGCCACGGCCCGTCTCCACTGCATCGCCGGACGTTTTTGCAGAAATATTTATAACGCAAATGATAAGGGGGAGTGTGATGAATACGACAAAGATTGGAAAACGCGCAGAGGCGGTAGCTCGTGCGTGGTATGGGGCCCGTGGCTATCGGGTATTAGAGCAAAATGTTCGCACCCGGTTTTTCGAACTCGATTTGATACTCGAGGATACGGATGTGATCGTGTTTGTTGAGGTAAAATATCGCTCCTCGCCACACTTTGGGGGAGGGATTGGTGCGGTGCATGCCGATAAGCAGCGACGACTGACGGTTGGTGCATTGTGCTGGCTGGCGGATATGAATCTAATGCACCGATCGGTGAGATTTGATGTGCTGGAAATAATATCGGATGGTCCATACGAAAAGATCTTGCATGTTGAGAATTGCTTTGCTGTGGATAGTGTAATGTAGGCACCCGTGTAGGGCAATATATTGGCACTCAAGGCTTGACAGTGCTAGTTTTGAAGCGATATACTGATGAGCATACATTAACGCTGTTGTTAGTCGGTCGCTTCTCTTTATAGAAACACAAGAGAATAGCAGCGAGCGGCTTTTTTCGACCTTGCGATCACAATACAGTACAATAAAAGGGACAAAACGGAACGAATATTATGAACAATCAATTCATTGCAGCTATCGAACAAATTTGCGAAGAAAAGGGAATCTCTAAGGATGTCGTCATGGAAACGATTGAGATGGCCATGATTGCCGCGTATAAGAAAGATTTTGGAGATAAGGACCAAGAGGTTCGTGTAGAGGTCAATCCAGACAATGGCGCTCCTCGAATTTTCATTTCAAAAGAAGTTACTGATGATGTAGAGAATGAATTTTTACAGATTTCAGTCGCTGACGCGCAAAAGATTCAAAAAGACGCAAAAGTCGGTGATTCTCTAGAGATCGAGGATGACAATAAAGAGTTCGGACGCGTTGCGGCTCAGACGGCTAAGCAAGTAATTATTCAGCGTATTCGAGAAGCCGAGCGAGAGGTCATCTATAACGAGTATCAGGACAAAGAAGATACCATTATGAATGGGTCGGTTCAGCGTGTCGAGCATGGCAATGTCTTTATTGATCTTGGTCGCACCACCGCCATTATGTTCCCATCCGAGCAGATTAGCTCAGAGCGATACTACACTGGCCAACGTCTCAAAATTTATGTTGTGCGCGTTGAAAATACCA
This window encodes:
- a CDS encoding YraN family protein, whose translation is MNTTKIGKRAEAVARAWYGARGYRVLEQNVRTRFFELDLILEDTDVIVFVEVKYRSSPHFGGGIGAVHADKQRRLTVGALCWLADMNLMHRSVRFDVLEIISDGPYEKILHVENCFAVDSVM
- a CDS encoding ribonuclease HII — translated: MHKLLYFVFCSYYTVAMRGEWATFDYEQKARGAGFGIIAGIDEVGRGAVAGPVTVGLVVLPDDFHVPVTDSKLLSPAQRAEKAALIREAAVICEVMHIEADFIDRHGIIAAQREAVQRIWEQIDPLPSYVLLDGRHDFTGLGGAARVQTIIRGDQKSVSIAAASIVAKHARDELMRRHALMYPEYGFEIHVGYGTRAHLEALQRHGPSPLHRRTFLQKYL